The Aquila chrysaetos chrysaetos unplaced genomic scaffold, bAquChr1.4, whole genome shotgun sequence DNA segment AGATCCCCCCCCATGACAGGCTTTATTTGCCCCGGGGGGGGGTATTTGCCCCTGGGGGGCTATTTCACCCCATGGCGGCCATTTTGTCCCCATGGGGCTGAGATTCCCCCCCATGACAGGCTTTATTTGCCCCTGGGGGGGTTATgtgcccctggggggggggtatttGCCCCCATGGCGGCCATTTTGTCCCCAGGGGGGCTGAGATTCCCCCCCAGGACAGGCTTTATTTGCCCCTGGGGGGGGGTATTTTCCCCTGGGGGGGCTTTATTTGACCTCGTGGTGGCCATTTTGTCCCCAGGGGGCTGAGATCCCCCCCCAGGAGGGGCTTTATttgcccctggggggggggtatttGCCCCTGGGGGGGCTATTTCACCCCATGGCGGCCATTTTGTCCCCATGGGGCTGAGATTCCCCCCCCAGGACAGGCTTTATTTGCCCCTGGGGGGGTTTTGTGCCCCTGGGGGGGGTATTTGCCCCTGGGGGGGGGTATTTCACCCCATGGTGGCCATTTTGTCCCCAGGGGGGCTGAGATTCCCCCCCAGGACAGGCGTTATTTGCCCCTGGGGGGGTATTTGCCCCTGGGGGGGGTTATTTGACCCCATGGGGGCCATTTTGTCCCCAGGGGGCTGAGATCCCCCCCCATGACAGGCTTTATTTGCCCCTGGGGGGGGGTATttgcccctggggggggggggtatttgaCCCCACGGTGGCCATTTTGTCCCCAGGGGCCCGAGATCTGCCCCCCAGAAAGGGCTTTATTTACCTCGGCAAGAAATTATTTACCCCAGAGAAGGGATATTTACCGCAGGAGGGGTGCTCACTGGCCCCAGGGGGGGTGGCTTTCCCCCCCCGGGGGTCCCATTTTGCCcctggaggagggggggggggcaattcCTCACCCCTTTTTgtccccgttcccccccccccattttcaGCTACGCCTCAACAGCATCAAGAAGCTGTCGACCATCGCCCTGGCGCTGGGCGTGGAACGCACCCGCAGCGAGCTCCTGCCCTTCCTCACCGGTAaggggggggcccgggggggtTCCCCAGGTTTTTAAGGGGTGGTGTcaggtgagggggggggggcgccaGGTGAcgagggacccccccccccaatccaaCGACCACCTCCCTACGCTTCCCCTTTGCTTGCGTGGTGCAGGGGAGGTGGGCTGCGCTGAAGGGCGGTgggtgggggtttggggggccGTGGGTGGGGTTTAAGGGTGGTAGGTGGGGCTTGGGGAGGTGATTGACAGCCcggggcggtggcgggggggctGACAAcgtgtgttttttctttctgtgtctcgTCACAGACACCATCTACGACGAGGATGAGGTGCTGCTGGCGTTGGCGGAGCAGCTCGGCACCTTCACCGCCCTGGTTGGGGGACCAGAGTTTGTCCACTGTCTCCTGGTACGGAGCACCCCCACCCACCCGCGCCCTCCCCGGAcccctgggtgtcccccccaGGGGCACCTGGGGCTCCGCGGGGGGACGTTGGGTCGGCTGGGGGGACGTTGGGTCGGCTGGGTGGACGTTGAGTGGGTTGGGGGGACGTTGGGTCGGCTGGGTGGACGTTGAGTGGGTTGGGTGGACGTTTGGTTCCTTGTAGGGGGACGTCGGGGACCTGAGGGGCCTCGGGAGGGTGTCAGGATTTGGGGGGGTCACCTCCTAGAACCCCCCTGATTCCCTGAGGGGACCTTGGGGTCCTCAAGGGGGACGTTGGGTTGGTTGGGTGGACATTGGGTTGGTTGGGTGGACGTTGAGTGGGTTGGGTGGACGTTGGGTTCCTTGCAGGGGGACGTTGGGGACCTGAGGGACCTCAGGAGGGTGTCAGGATTTGGGGGGGTCACCTCCTGGAACCCCCCTGACTCCCTGAGGGGACCTTGGGGTCCTCAAGGGGGACGTTGGGTCGGTTGGGTGGACGTTGAGTGGGTTGGGTGGACGTTGAGTGGGTTGGGTGGACGTTGAGTGGGTTGGGTGGACGTTGGGTTCCTTGTAGGGGGACCTTGGGGACCTTAGGGACCTCGGGAGGGTGTCAGGATTTGGGGGGGTCACCTCCTGGAACCCCCCTGACTCCCTGAGGGGATCTTGGGGTCCTCAAGGGGGACGTTGAGGTGATTTTGGGGGGATGTCGGACTGCTCAGGAGAACGTTGGGTTGGTTGGGTTGACGTTGTGTTAGTTGGGTGGACAGTGGGTTCCTTGTAGGGGGACGTTGGGGACCTGAGGGACCTCGGGAGGGTGTCAGGATTTGGGGGGGTCACCTCCTGAAGTCCCCCCCAACTCCCTGAGGGGACGTTGGCGTTCTCAAAGGGGACATTGGGTCGGCTGGGTGGACGTTGAGTGGGTTGGGTGGACGTTGGGTTCCTTGTAGGGGGACGTTGGGGACCTGAGGGACCTCAGGAGGGTGTCAGGATTTGGGGGGGTCACCTCCTGGAACCCCCCTGACTCCCTGAGGGGACCTTGGGGTCCTCAAGGGGGACATTGAGGTGATTTTGGGGGGATGTCTGACTGTTCAGGAGAACGTTGGGTTGGTTGGGTTGACGTTGCGTTAGTTGGGTGGACAGTGGGTTCCTTGTAGGGGGACGTCGGGGACCTGAGGGGCCTCGGGAGGGTGTCAGGATTTGGGGGGGTCACCTCCTGAAGTCCCCCCCAACTCCCTGAGGGGACCTTGGGGTCCTCAAAGGGGACGTTGGGTCGGTTGGGTGGATGTTGAGTGGGTTGGGTGGACGCTGGGTTCCTTGTAGGGGGACGTTGGGGACCTTAGGGACCTTGGGAGGGTGtcaggatttgggggggggggggttacctGGAACCCCCACCAACTCCCTGAGGGGACGTTGGGGTCCTCAAGGGGGATGTTGGGTTGGTTGGGTGGACGTTGAGTGGGTTGGGTGGATGTTGGGTTCCTTGCAGGGGGATGTTGGGACCTGAGGGGCCTCGGGAGGGTGtcaggatttggggggggtcaCCTCCTGGAACCCCCCCCAACTCCCTGAGGGGACGTTGGGGTCCTCAAGGAGAACATTGAGGTGATTTTTGGGGGATGTTGTACTCTTCAGCAGAACGTTGGGTCGGTTGGGTTGACATTGGGTCGGTTGGGTGGACGGTGGGTTTCTTGCGGGGGGATGTTGGGACCTTAGGGAGCTTGGGAGGGTGtcaggatttgggggggggtcaccTCCTGGAACCCCCCCCAACTCCCTGAGGGGATGTTGGGGTCCTCAAGGGGGACGTTGGGTTGGTTGGGTGGACATTGGGTTGGTTGGGTGGACGTTGGGTTCCTTGTAGGGGGACGTTGGGGACCTGAGGGACCTCGGGAGGGTGTCAGGATTTGGGGGGGTCATCTCCTGAAGTCCCCCCCAACTCCCTGGGGGGACCTTGAGGTCCTCAAGGCGGACGTTTGGTCGGTCGGGCGGACGCTGGGTCGGTCGGGTGGACGTTGGGGACGTGAACGACcgtgttggggggggggtctcacaGTTTAGGGGTGACCCCGtgtccccccgtccccccccgtACAGCCCCCCCTGGAGAGCCTGGCCACAGTGGAGGAGACGGTGGTGCGGGACAAGGCGGTGGAGTCCCTGCGGGCGGTGTCCCACGAGCACGCCCCACCTGACCTAGAAGGTCACTTCGTCCCCTTGGTGAAGCGCCTGGCGGGGGGCGACTGGTTCACCTCCCGCACCTCCGCTTGCGGCCTCTTCAGCGTCTGTTACCCACGCGTCTCCAGCCCCGTCAAGGCCGAGCTGCGACAGTGAGTGACCTCCGCGGTGGCCTTGAGGTGGCCCCGTTGTCCCCAAGCCACCCTTGGCGGCCCCGCGGGACCTTTGGTGGGACTCGggtctggtttgggtttggccCCGGGGTCTTCGCGTCGGCTCTTTGGCCCGTTATTTGGTTCACGGTGCGGTTGCGGTGACCCCGTGGTGGCGTTCCCGAGGTGTCTCCGTTGTCCCCAAGCCAGCCCTGGTGGCCTCAAGCCATCCTTGGTGGCCCCGAGCTGGTCCTGGTGGCCACGCGCCAACTATGGTGGCTCTAAATCAGTTCCAGGTTGGCCCCGGGGTCTTCATCTTGGCCCCTCGGTCCGTTAACTGGGCTCGTGGTTTGGCCTGGACCCCGGTGACACGTCCCCGAGGTGTCCCTATTGTCCCCAAGCCATCCCTGGTGGCCCCAAGCGGATCTTGATGGCCCTAAGCCATCCCTGGTGGCCCTACGGCAACCTTGGTGGCACTTGGTCTGGTCCGGGTTGGCCCTGGGGTCTTCACGTTGGCTCCTCAGCCTGTTACTGGGCTCATGGCGTGGTTGTGGTGACCTCACGGCACGTCCCCGAGACGTCCGCGTCGTCCCCGTGCGAACCTCAGTGTCCCCGAGCCATCTTTGGGTGGCCCCAACCCATCCTTGACGTTCCTCAATCCCCTCTACCTCCGCTGCGGGTCTCCACGTTGGCCACGTGGCCCAATTTTGGCCTCGTGGCCTGGTCCAGCAGACCCCACAGCACGTCCCCAAGGCGTCCCCGGTGTCCCCAACCCCTCCTGGTGTCCCCGAGCCAATCTTGGTGGCCCCAACCCATCCTTGGTGTCCCTCAAGCCGCTGTAGGTCAGCCCAGGGCGCCCAAGTTGGCCCCGTGGCCCATTTTTTGGCTCATGGCATGGTCAAGAAGACCCCGTAGCACGTCCCCAAGGAATCCACATTGTCCCCAAGGCAGCGTTGGTGTCCCCAAGCCATCCTTGATGTTCCTCAATCCCCTCTATCTCCGCTGCGGGTCTCCACGTTGGCCCCGTGACCCAATTTTGGCCTCGTGGCCTGGTCCAGCAGACCCCACAGCACGTCCCCAAGGcgtccccagtgtccccaacCCCTCCTGGTGTCCCCGAGCCAACCTTGGTGGCCCCAACCCATCCTTGGTGTCCCTCAAGCCGCTGTAGGTCAGCCCAGGGCGCCCAAGTTGGCCCCGTGGCCCATTTTTTGGCTCATGGCATGGTCAAGGAGACCCCGTAGCACGTCCCCAAGGAATCCACATTGTCCCCAAGGCATCGTTGGTGTCCCCAAGCCATCCTTGATGTTCTTCAATCCCCTCTACCTCCGCTGCGGGTCTCCACGTTGGCCCCGTGACCCAATTTTGGCCTCGTGGCCTGGTCCAGCAGACCCCACAGCACGTCCCCAAGGTGTCCCCGGTGTCCCCAACCCCTCCTGGTGTCCCCGAGCCATCCTTGGTGGCCCCAACCCATCCTTGGTGTCCCTCAAGCCGCTGTAGGTCAGCCCAGGGCGCCCAAGTTGGCCCCGTGGCCCATTTTTTGGCTCATGGCATGGTCAAAGAGATCCCATAGCACGTCCCCAAGGAATCCACATTGTCCCCAAGGCAGCGTTGGTGTCCCCAAGCCATCCTTGATGTTCTTCAATCCCCTCTACCTCCGCTGCGGGTCTCCACGTTGGCCCCGTGGCCCAATTTTGGCCTCGTGGCCTGGTCCGGCAGACCCCACAGCATGTCCCCAAGGCGTCCCCGGTGTCCCCAACCCCTCCCTGGTGTCCCCGAGCCAACCTTGGTGGCCCCAACCCATCCTTGGTGTCCCTCAAGCCGCTGTAGGTCAGCCCAGGGCGCCCAAGTTGGCCCCGTGGCCCGTTTTTCGGCTTCGCGGCGTGGTCCGGCAGACCCCGTAGCACATCCCCAGGTGCGTCGGGATGTCCCCAAGGGTCTCGGGACGTCCCCAAAGATCATCCCCACATCCCCAGATATTTCCGGAACCTCTGCTCGGACGACACCCCCATGGTCCGTCGCGCCGCCGCCTCCAAACTGGGAGAATTTGCCAAAGTTTTGGAACTGGAGCACGTCAAGAGCGAGATCATCCCCATGTTCTCCAACCTGGCGTCTGACGAGCAGGTATAAAAGGGGGACCTGGATGTCGGGGTCCCcgaaaagagggagaggggtTCCCGGACATGCGGGTTCCCCCTTTTCCGGACGCGTGGCGTTCCCGGTAGGACTCGGTTCGGCTGTTGGCGGTGGAAGCGTGCGTCAGCATCGCCCAGCTGCTGccgcaggaggagctggaggggctggTGATGCCGACGCTGCGGCAGGCGGCCGAGGACAAATCCTGGCGCGTGCGGTACATGGTGGCCGATAAGTTCACCGAGGTGGGGGACGCTTtcggggagggctggggacgTTTTGGGGGGATGTTTTGGGGGACACACTGTGGTGGAGGTTGGGGACGTTTGGGGACGCGTTTGGGGGCGTTTGGGGATGTTTTGGAGGGATATTTTGGGGGACACTTTGGGGACACATTTGGGGGTGTTTGGGGATGTTTTGGAGGATATTTTGGGGGACGCACTTTGGGGACACGTTTGGGGGTGTTTGGGGACACGTTTGGGGATGTTTTGGAGGGATATTTTGGGGGACACActttggggacagtggggacacactttggggacagtggggacacATTTGGGGGTGTTTGGGGACAGATCTGGGGGTGTTTGGGGATGTTTTGGAGGATATTTTGGGGGACCCACTTTGGGGACACGTTTGGGGGTGTTTGGGGACACATTGGGGGTGTTTGGGGATGTTTTGGAGGATATTTTGGGGGACGCACTTTGGGGACACGTTTGGGGGTGTTTGGGGACACGTTTGGGGATGTTTTGGAGGGATATTTTGGGGGACACGCTTTGGGGATAGTGGGGACACActttggggacagtggggacacATTTGGGGGTGTTTGGGGACAGATCTGGGGGTGTTTGGGGATGTTTTGGAGGGATATTTTGGGGGACACTTTGGGGACACATTTGGGGGTGTTTGGGGACACATTTGGGGGTGTTTGGGGATGTTTTGGAGGGATATTTTGGGGGACACGCTTTGGGGACACGTTTGAGGGTGTTTGGGGACACATTTGGGGGAGTTTGGGGATGTTTTGGAGGGATATATTGGGGGACACGctttggggacagtggggacagaTTTGGGGGGTGTTTGGGGATGTTTTGGAGGGATATTTTGGGGGTCACACTTTGGGGACACATTTGGGGATGTTTGGGGACACATTTGGGGGTGTTTGGGGATGTTTTGGAGGGATATTTTGGGGGATGCACTTTGGGGACACGTTTGGGGGTGTTTGGGGACACATTTGGGGGTGTTTGGGGATGTTTTGGAGGGATATTTTGGGGGACACTTTGGGGACACATTTGGGGCTGTTTGGGGACACATTTGGGGGTGTTTAGGGATGTTTTGGAGAGATATTTTGAGGGACGCACTTTGGGGACATGTGGGGACCCCCCTGGGATGTTTGGGGACACATTTGGAGGGGGGTTTGTGGACATGGGTGACATTGTAGAGGGATATTTTGGGGGACACACTTCGGGGACGGTTTGGAACATGTGGGGACCCCCCTGGGGATGTTTTGGGACAGATTTGGGGGTGTTGGGGACACGTGAGGACActtttggggagggggacgATTTGGGACGTCCTTGAGGGGACAGTTGGGGACATTTTCTTTGATCTCTTCTTCCAGCTTCAACGAGCCGTGGGACCCGAAATCACCAAGACCGACCTGGTGGGGGCTTTCCAGAGCCTCATGAAGGACTGCGAGGCCGAGGTGCGGGCGGCCGCCTCCCACAAGGTCAAAGGTCAGCTGGGGCCACGCCCTCGCCCCGCCCTCGCCCCCCCCAAATACCTGGGTGTCGTCCCCAGGTCCCCTTGTCCCCAAGGAGGGTTTGCGTGTCCTCAGAGACGGGTCCTGGGGCGCTGGGTCACCAGAGACGGTCAACAAGGAGGGTTCCTGGAGACCTTCGTGTCCCCAAGGATGGTCCCCAGGTCCCCAGAGATGGTCTCTGTGTCCCCAAGGTCCATCCCTAGGTCCCCGTGTCCCCAAAGATGGTCCCCAGGTCCCCAAGGTCCATCCCTAGGTCCCCGTGTCCCCAAGGATGGTCTCTGTGTCCCCAGGGTCCATCACTAGGTCCCCGTGTCCCCAAAGATGGTCCCCAGATCCCCAAGGTCCATCCCTAGGTCCCCAGGTCCCCAAGGATGGTCCTCGTGTCCCCAAAGATGGTCCCTAGGTCCCCAAGGTCCGTCCCTTGGTCTCCGTGTCCCCAAGGATGGTCCCCAGGTCCCCAAGAATGGTCTTTGTGTCCCCAAGGTCCATCCCTAGGTCCCCGTGTCCCCAAGGATGGTCTCCAGGTCCCCAGGGTCCATCCCTTGGTCCCCGTGTCCCCAAGGATGGTCCCCGTGTCCCCAAGGATGGTCTCCAGGTCCCCAGGGTCCATCCCTTGGTCCCCGTGTCCCCAAGGAtggtccccgtgtccccagagATGGTCCTTGTGTCCCCAAGGTCCATCCCTAGGTCCCCGTGTCCCCAATGAGGGTCCTTGTGTCCCCAAGGTCCATCCCTAGGTCCCCACGTCCCCAAAGATGGTCTCTGTGTCCCCAAGGTCCATCCCTAGGTTCCCGTGTCCCCAAGGATGGTCTCTGTGTCCCCAAGGTCCATCCCTAGGTCCCCATGTCGCCATGGATGGTCCTTGTGTCCCCAAGGTCCATCGCTAGGTCCCCGTGTCCCCAAGGATGGTCCTCGTGTCCCCAGGGATGGCCTCTGTGTCCCC contains these protein-coding regions:
- the PPP2R1A gene encoding serine/threonine-protein phosphatase 2A 65 kDa regulatory subunit A alpha isoform, with product MAAADGDDSLYPIAVLIDELRNEDVQLRLNSIKKLSTIALALGVERTRSELLPFLTDTIYDEDEVLLALAEQLGTFTALVGGPEFVHCLLPPLESLATVEETVVRDKAVESLRAVSHEHAPPDLEGHFVPLVKRLAGGDWFTSRTSACGLFSVCYPRVSSPVKAELRQYFRNLCSDDTPMVRRAAASKLGEFAKVLELEHVKSEIIPMFSNLASDEQDSVRLLAVEACVSIAQLLPQEELEGLVMPTLRQAAEDKSWRVRYMVADKFTELQRAVGPEITKTDLVGAFQSLMKDCEAEVRAAASHKVKEFCENLSPDCREAVIMGQILPCIKELVSDANQHVKSALASVIMGLSPILGKDNTVEHLLPLFLAQLKDECPEVRLNIISNLDCVNEVIGIRQLSQSLLPAIVELAEDAKWRVRLAIIEYMPLLAGQLVSAGEALGSAGRG